Part of the Streptomyces antimycoticus genome, GCGCACCGCGTCGTCCCAGGCCGCGTGGCGCAGCTGTGACTGGTACGCCCGCATCGCCTCCACCTTCTGGTCGACGAACCCGGTGACGTCCTCGGCGTACTGGAACTCCGCCAGCGGCGCCCACACCTCGTAGCCGAGGACGAGCCGGGGCATCGGGGCCGGCTTTCCGGTCTCCCCGAAGAAGTCGGAGGTGGCCATCCACAGCGCCTCGGTGGCGAGTTGGTTCACCATGCGGTGCTCCACGTCGCCGTCCTTTCGGTGCGGTATATAGAGGATGTCGGGCCGTACTTCGCGGATCAGCCGGACGAGGTCGAGATGGGCCTTGCGGCTCGGCAGGAAGTCACGCGACGGCTCGTCCCAGAGCTCCCAGCGGTGCACACCGAGGGCGGCGGACGCCTTGCGGGTCTCGTCGGTGAAGTCGGCGTCGCTGCGCAGCCCGTCGTGCAGGCTCCGTTCCCTGGCGATCACGATGGCGACGGTCACCTCGGAGCCCTCGCTGGCGTGCTTGGCCATCGACGCGCCGCAGCCGATGACCTCGTCGTCGGGGTGCGGCGCGACGACCAGGACATGGGTCATGCGGCCCTGCCCTCGCGGGTGCGGCCCAGGCCGATCCACTCGGCCCAGGCGGCGGTCAGCGCCATGCCCGCGTCCAGGGTGGTGGTGCAGCGCACCCCGAGGGCGCGGGCGGCCCGGTCGGAGGTGACCCGCCCAGTGGCGCGGTACAGTTCGGCCTCCCAGTCGGGCACCGCCGCCTCGGACGCGTCCGCGGGTGCCGCGGTCAGCCCCCGGATCGACCGGATGTGGTCGAAGAACCCGCCCCAGGTGGTGAGCTCCTCGGCCGCGAGGAGGAACCGCCCACCGGCGGCGTCGGGGCGGTGGCAGGCGGCGAGGACCGCGTCAGCCACGTCGTCCACATAGACGGCGTTGCACACGCCGCCGTCCGCGCCGGACGGCAGGACCGCGAAGTCTGCGGCGGGCCGCTCGAGTTGAGCGGTGGTCCACTGGCCGCCCCACGGTCCGTACACCACGCCGGGCTGGAGGACGACGACGTCCATCCCCTCGCCGGCCGCGGCGAGGGCGAGCCGCTCAGCGGCGAGCTTCTGTTGCTCGTACTCGCGGTCGGCGGAGTCGACGGCCCGGGCCGGAGCCTCCTCGTCGAACGCTCCCTCGGTCGGCGCGTACACGTCGACGGTACTGAGGTGGACCACCCGGCGTACCCCTGCGGCCCGGGCGGCGGCCAGCAGGCGCGCGGTGCCGTCCACGGTGGCCGCCCAGCGCTCGTCGACCTCGCCGGAACTGCCGAACGCGCAGTGCACGACGGTGTCGCAACCCTCTAGGGCACGGCCGAGCGCCGGCGCGTCGGTGAGGTCGGCGACCCGGAAGCCGAGCCGGTCCTGCGGCAGCGGGGCGAGCCTGGCGGCCCGTCCGAAGCCGCGCACCACCGGGCGTACTTCGGCGTCGGTGCCCAGGATCAGCCGCTCCACGACGCGGCCGCCGATAAAGCCGCTGGCGCCGGTGACCGCGATTTGGCCGCCGGCCGACCCGGAGAACTCCGTCAGCTCGCTCATGCCGCACTCCTCGTCCGGTTGACGGTCCACGGCTGGGGCGCGGCGCGCCGGGCCGGGCCGTGGTAACAGGCGTCGATCAGGTCCACGACCCGTTTGCCGTCCTCGGCCGTGGAGTAGGGCGCGACGGCCTGCGGGCCGCAGGCCGCGGCGAAGTTCTCCAACTGCTCGACGAACAGGGCCTCCCACTCGCCCTGAGCGGGGGCGATGGGGGCGACGTCTCCGCGGTGCAGGACCTCACCGGAGCGGGTGACCAGGGTGCACTCCCCGGCGGGGAAGTCGGTGCCGATGGTCACCTCGGCCTCGGTGCCGGTGATGGTGCAGCAGGTGCCGAGCGGGCGCAGCCGGCTGAGTTCGACGATGACGTCGACCGTGCCGAACCGCAGCCAGGTCCGGCTGTCGCTGTCCAAACCGCCCATAGCGTCGTCCTGATGGTCCATCAGGGTCATGTCCTCGCCCAGCCACCAGAACAGGCTGTCGAAGACATGCGAGCCGGTGTCCGTGAGCACACCGCCGTGGGCCAGTCTGCGGTCGAACATGGACCAGGTGACCGGCTCCCAGCTGTAGGGGTGGCCCTCGGTCCAGTGCACGCGCTTGACGGTGCCCAGCGCGCCGTTGCGGATCAGCCGGTGCACCCAGGCGTACGCGGGGAACAACCGGCGCGGATGGGCCATGGCCAGCACGGTGCCCGGGTGGTCTGCCGCGGTCTTCAGCAGCATCTCGGCGTCGGCGGGCGAGGTGGTCATGGGCTTCTCCATGAGCACGTGCTTGCCGTGCCGCAGGAGGTCGTCGGCGAGCTGGGCGTGCCGGGTGTGCGGCACGGCGACCACCGCCGCGTCGAACGACCCGAGCGCCTCCTGCCAACTGGTGGCCGGCTGCGGGGAACCGCTCCCGCCGTACTCGCGGTAGACCTGGAACGCCCCCTCGGCGTGCGCCGCGTCGGGGTCCACCAGGGCGGTGAGCCGGGCGCCGGTGACCTGGGGAAGCGCGGGCAGATGGCAGGCCCGCGCGGCGGCGCCACAGCCGATCACGGCCAGGCGTATGGAAGACATGAGCACTCCGTTCGGATGGCGGGGAATGTCGACGCGGTGATTGCGATCGGGAGACTGATGGCGGCATCAGACAGGGTGGAACATCCAGACGTTGGGCTCGGTATAGGTGGCCGAGCCGTCCGGGTCGGCCTGTACGGGGGCGAGGGCGCCCGGGACCACATAGCCGCCCGGGCCCGGCATCGGGAAGCCCGCGGCCTGCTCCCAGCGCGCCACCGGCTGGTGGATCACCAGGGATCGCTCAGCGATGGCGAGCCGCTCGGCGCCCAGCCGCAGATGGGTGCGGAGCCAGGGGTCGAACGGCAGGCCGTCCGGGGTCCGCCAGCGGACGTACTCCGCCATCGGGACCAGCGGGTAGCGGGCCTTGCCGGTGGGGCGCACGGGGATGACCAGCCCACGCAGCCCGGCACCGGACGCGTCCCCGCGGGCCCGGCGCAGCAGCAGCTCCGGCAGGCGTCGGCCGCGGTGCGAGGCCGCCACCGAGACCGACAGCAGGCACAGTGCGGTTGGCCGCTCCGCGAGATCGCCGTCGACGGCGCCCACCAGCACGTCGTCGGCGCCCGCCGGGAGACCGTCCGCGGTGCCGTTCCAGCGGACGGGCAGGCCGTGGGCAGCGGCGACCAGGGTGCCCCGCCCGTCGGTGACGCAGAGTTGGTGGGTGGCGAAGCTGCCGTGCAGGTGATGCCAGCGCCAGTTCCCCGGGGACTCCCACGTCATGAAGGCGGGCATGTTCTCGGTCACCAACCGGTCCGCGGCGTCCGCCAGCCCGGGGGCGTCGCTGAGCCGGCTGACCGTCAGCTCCGCCGGGCCGGTACTCGCTCGCACGGCCGGTCAGCCGATCAGCCGAGAGCCGGCCAGCGCTCGCATCTCACGGGAC contains:
- a CDS encoding PIG-L deacetylase family protein codes for the protein MTHVLVVAPHPDDEVIGCGASMAKHASEGSEVTVAIVIARERSLHDGLRSDADFTDETRKASAALGVHRWELWDEPSRDFLPSRKAHLDLVRLIREVRPDILYIPHRKDGDVEHRMVNQLATEALWMATSDFFGETGKPAPMPRLVLGYEVWAPLAEFQYAEDVTGFVDQKVEAMRAYQSQLRHAAWDDAVRSLARYRGAVATGTTHAEVFEVISLGAPPAS
- a CDS encoding NAD-dependent epimerase/dehydratase family protein produces the protein MSELTEFSGSAGGQIAVTGASGFIGGRVVERLILGTDAEVRPVVRGFGRAARLAPLPQDRLGFRVADLTDAPALGRALEGCDTVVHCAFGSSGEVDERWAATVDGTARLLAAARAAGVRRVVHLSTVDVYAPTEGAFDEEAPARAVDSADREYEQQKLAAERLALAAAGEGMDVVVLQPGVVYGPWGGQWTTAQLERPAADFAVLPSGADGGVCNAVYVDDVADAVLAACHRPDAAGGRFLLAAEELTTWGGFFDHIRSIRGLTAAPADASEAAVPDWEAELYRATGRVTSDRAARALGVRCTTTLDAGMALTAAWAEWIGLGRTREGRAA
- a CDS encoding Gfo/Idh/MocA family protein, producing the protein MSSIRLAVIGCGAAARACHLPALPQVTGARLTALVDPDAAHAEGAFQVYREYGGSGSPQPATSWQEALGSFDAAVVAVPHTRHAQLADDLLRHGKHVLMEKPMTTSPADAEMLLKTAADHPGTVLAMAHPRRLFPAYAWVHRLIRNGALGTVKRVHWTEGHPYSWEPVTWSMFDRRLAHGGVLTDTGSHVFDSLFWWLGEDMTLMDHQDDAMGGLDSDSRTWLRFGTVDVIVELSRLRPLGTCCTITGTEAEVTIGTDFPAGECTLVTRSGEVLHRGDVAPIAPAQGEWEALFVEQLENFAAACGPQAVAPYSTAEDGKRVVDLIDACYHGPARRAAPQPWTVNRTRSAA